In the genome of Oncorhynchus gorbuscha isolate QuinsamMale2020 ecotype Even-year linkage group LG05, OgorEven_v1.0, whole genome shotgun sequence, the window GATGTTGTGCAGTTTGTGCACGTATAAATCACATAATGAAACTTATAGCCTAGATTTAAGCTTTCATATAGATAACATAGCAACAACCCATTTCCTTTGCTTCAACAGTTCAGTGCTCTAACCTTTACAACAAAATAAAACCTACACCAGCCACATGCCAACCACGCCCCTGGTCCACATCACACATCTTTCACAACTACTCCTCTAGTTATCCCACGATGAGAGACGAAAGACTAAAGCTGGATTTAAATTGCGGAAACAGCAGACAAGCGAATAATTGCTATCTGTGGCGTGCGCAAGCATAAAGTGATATCCCGTTAGGTGACATGATTCTCTAGGAGAATCGGAGATAAAGGCCTCTGACACGTGGTCAGACAGCTCTGACCTGTAATTCACATATAAGCGATGATACTTAGTTGTCCCGCATCTCCGCAACGCAAACccaccttaaagggatactttgtgaTTTTGCAATAaggtcctttatctacttccaCAGAGTCAGATATACTTGTgtataccatttttatgtctgtgtccagtatggAGGAAGTCAGAGGTAGTttcacgagccaatgctaacATGCTAGTAGAtaaccatagacttccagtcattgcgctaatgctagttagcattggctcaaaGAACTACCTCTGACTTCCtccatactggacacagagacataaaaatggtatcctcaagttcatctgactctgaggaagtggataaagggcctcattgccaaaatctcgAAGGATGCCTTTGAAAGGTCTTCAACCCATGCTCTCTGGTCTCAGTAGAAGGTACACCAGTTGCTGTTATCACTGGGCATGAGGCCTCCggtgatgaggaggatgaggtcCACGAACCACCAGATGCCAAGGCCTCCTAGGGTCAGTAGCTTGCCCACGGCTGTGCCTGTATGCCCCAGGCAGAACCTGTCCACTCCAAAGCAACCCAGGAAGAATGAGTACAGCAGGGTGGTGATGAAATAGTGGCCAGTGTACCTGAAATTACAACAAGGCCGAGAGGAGAGGTGTCAATAACTGGAAGAAAAGACCAGGGGAGCCAGTTAAAATAATTCTGATTAGATGAGATACAGCTTATGTCAGAATTGACCAAAATTGACTTTACGTATCAGGTTTGGAAAAAGTACGCAGCAGGTAAGGATAATTAATATAGTGGGTTATGATAATTTAATAAGGTTAGgaaaggggttaaggttagctaaaatgccccccaaaaaacaactgtCAATTTGACATAAGCGGTATCCCATCCAGCCATGGGCCATTAAAAGTAAAGTAACATGATGTAAAGGAATGTGTCCTATTGGTTTGTAAATACTGCTCTCTAGTGGTAAATCCATGTTAGCTTCCAAAACCATTTAAATTTCCAAGTCCATGACAggtaagtatatatatatatatagtattgaCCTCCAAGCAGGTATTTCAAACATGTTGAATGCTAGTGAAGTCAGGCATGGTGTCTATCTGTACCGTAAACTGGGAATGACTATTATCATCATATAACAACAATCAATGATGCATGAGCTGGTCAGAAACTGCAGAGTCAAGTACAGTAGCTAGATTCTCCCTTACTTGATGCAGGGCTCATTCCCTCTCAGGAACTCCCTGGGTCCAGCACATTCAATGTCATCCAGTGCCGTGCAGATGACTGGTGTGTGATTCACGTCTTTGTGTACCTGCCCCCCAAACTAAATAAAGGTGGTGATTTAGTAAAACGACAGATGAGATGACACAATAAAGTCTACACATAAAATAGCAAGAATCTGACATGAATGTTCAACTACGCCCGTAATCTATCTGTTTATAACTAGTTATCAAATGATGATAATGTAAGGCCACAGAGCAGGGTGGGGGGCCTATCCACTACGGTTTGACATACCTTCCAACAACCGTGTCCCATTTCCAGAATGGCAGTGGAGTTCTGTGCATGGTCCACTGGATCTTGACAGTGGATGAACTCCTCTGGTCTTCACATGCACAGAAAAAGATGAAATTACGTATTTATTTTGTGTATTTTGTGTATCACGTGAAGAACTGTATATGGGCGTTTAGAAAACAGGCAGGATGGACAGGGCCCTGAGCCCCTCCGAAGAATAAAAGCAAGGGGGTGACACACATCAATTTTGAGAGGGCAGTCTCTGAAAGCAAATTGAGGTTGCACTGTTGTTATTTAAACACAAATAAAATACTTACAGATAGCTGCAGAGGACAACTGGTGACGGAGGCCTGTATTCATACAGTTCAGTATAATTCACGCGTTCAACTGGTATGATGTGATACGTCGTCACGTTATCTTGTGGCTGCTCACTGGCACTGAATGCAGCTGTTGTTGCCCTCTGTCCGGGTGAGTCTGATGAATTCTGGGAGTATATTCCTTCCAAACATTGCAAAAGCAACACTGACAGTAGCAAGAGAACTTGCCCGCACATCAGTATGTAATTAAGTGAAATCCTAGCCATCTTCTCAACTTTGGTTGAACTGCGGCTATGTTATAGCTAGCGTGCTAGATTGTTGGCTACATTAGATTGGAAAAATCGTCCGTTAGAAAGCAATGActagcttgctggctagctaacaagctaacaggaCGAAGATAACATCTGATCGCAATCTAACAGTTTCCTGTCGAATAGGTTGGCTAATACAGATTCAATGTATTAGTGTTTCACATCATACCGATATATGAGTAGCGTATTTCAAAGATGAGAACAATGCAAAGTCTCGTTGTTTTGTTATTTCCTCCAGCTGGGGTGAAACAGGATGTGACCCGATTCTTAtaatttttctattttttttacgGCAGTGAACTCTAACGCAACTCAATGCCAATGCCGCCATCTATTGTGGTGGAGTGAGACATGCATGAGCGTGTGCGCTCCAAAATGCAAGAAGCCTACCTTTGTACCTTTAAAATATTTCCTGAAGTAAGACGTTCCAAATTAGACAcataaacattttagaaatcaaATATATCTATATGTGTATATGCCTATATCAGAACAACCTCTACACACTAAAACATGTGGGTTCCTCAAGGGTTCTTTGGGATGGGTGgtggttctatgtggaaccatacTGACCCTTAGAGCCCTTTAATGGTTATTCACAGTTCAAAAAAGGGTTATTTCCTCATTTTGTGATAATTCAAATATAGGGGTGGTGGCTCATTATAATATTTTGGGACGTGGTTTGTGCACAGCTCTTTTTGTGCAGCCATCAGTGAGTGTCATTCCTGTTTCTCTAATCTGTTGTGTTATGCTTTTTCATGTTATATATGGTTATGGCCAGTGATGGTGTTTTGTGAAAGACTTATGTATGGCCTTGTTGAGGATGGTTGAATAAATCAGTAGTTCTCAATTCTCTCCTCAGGGATCCCCAGCTGTTCCAGAGATAGCACATCTGATTCAGCTTATTAATAAACATAATAAGGAAATCTATGGGATTTTAACAATACAATGTAGCTATTACTGTCTGATCACCCGCTCTTGCAGCCgatgacctttaaacaggtcaacattcacaaggccgcagggccagacggattaccaggacgtgtactccaagtatgcgctgaccaactggcaagtgtcttcactgacattttcaacctctccctgtctgagtctgtaataccaacatgtttcaaacagcccaccatagtccctgtgcccaagaacactaaggtaacctgcctaaatgactactgacccgtagcactcacgtctgaagccatgaaatgctttgaaaggctggtcatggctccatcaacaccattatcccagaatctctagacccactccaatttgcataccgccccaacagatccacagatcatGCAATCtcgattgcactccacactgccctttcacacccggacaaaaggaacacctatgtgagaatgctattcattgaccacagctcagcgttcaacaccatagtgccctcaaagctcatcactaagctaaggaccctgggactaaacacctccctctgcaactggatcctggacatcctgacgggctgtccccaggtggtaagggtaggtaacaacacatccaccacgctgatcctcaacatggggcccctcaggggtgcgttttcagtcccccccccctctactccctgttcactcatgactgcacggccaggcacgactccaacaccatcattaagtttgccaatgacacaacagtggcaggcctgatcactgacaacaatgagacagcctatggaggaggttagaaacctgaccgtgtggtacaaggacaacaacctctccctcaacgtgatcaagacaaaagagatgattgtggacgacagggaaaggaggaccgagcaagcccccattctcattgacagggctctagtggagcaggttgagagcttcaagttccttggcgtccacatcaccaacaaactaacatggtccaagcacaccaagacagtcgtgaagagggcaagataaaacctattccccctcaggagacggaaagatttggcatgggtcctgagatactcaaaaggttctaaagctgcaccatcgagagcatcctgactggttgcatcactgcctggtatggcaactgctcgacctccaaccacaaggcactacagaggatagtttgtatggcccagtgcatcaccggggccaagcttcctgccatccaggacctccataccagacggtcagaggaaggccctaaaaattgtcaaagactccagccaccctagtcatagactgttctctctgctactgcatggcaaacggtactggagcgccaagtctaggtccaagaggcttctaaacagcttctacccccaagactcctgaacacctaatctaatggctacccagactattcacattgccccCTCTAtgcatctatgcatagtcactttaataactctacctacatgtacatattacctcaattacctcgactctccggtgcccccgcacattgactctttattggtaccccctgtatatagcctttctattgttattttactgctgctctttaattaaaaGTTATTTAGAGAACCATTCTccaggttctataaagaaccataaaAAAAGTGTCATAGTCCCAAAAAGGGTTGTAACCTTTTGTTGGTAGTATATAGATCTTTAGGAAAG includes:
- the LOC124035257 gene encoding TM2 domain-containing protein 2-like — its product is MARISLNYILMCGQVLLLLSVLLLQCLEGIYSQNSSDSPGQRATTAAFSASEQPQDNVTTYHIIPVERVNYTELYEYRPPSPVVLCSYLPEEFIHCQDPVDHAQNSTAILEMGHGCWKFGGQVHKDVNHTPVICTALDDIECAGPREFLRGNEPCIKYTGHYFITTLLYSFFLGCFGVDRFCLGHTGTAVGKLLTLGGLGIWWFVDLILLITGGLMPSDNSNWCTFY